One window from the genome of Castellaniella sp. MT123 encodes:
- a CDS encoding ABC transporter ATP-binding protein — MLRIQDLSVAYGHHTVIRDLSVGPLRPGHVVSLLGPNGSGKSTLLKAVAGLLKTVRGQVLLDGQDLTRLSFERRAQSVVYLPQSLPAAVHLRVFESVLVAARASDLDPRAQAASPQRILDVLTRLGIEHLAMHYLDQLSGGQKQLVGLAQALIRTPRLLLLDEPLSALDLNYQCHVMNLLRQETQEHDLITLIVLHDLNVALQRSDDALLIQAGKLVGHGTPDQVITAKSLAQVYQVDARVETCSRGLAHVLIDGLCAPPAPHQTARDNIR, encoded by the coding sequence ATGCTTCGGATCCAGGACCTGTCAGTCGCCTACGGCCATCACACCGTCATCCGGGACCTGTCGGTGGGGCCCCTACGGCCTGGCCACGTGGTCTCGCTGCTGGGGCCCAACGGCAGCGGCAAATCGACGCTGCTCAAAGCCGTGGCGGGACTGCTCAAGACCGTACGGGGCCAGGTGCTGCTGGACGGCCAGGATCTGACGCGCCTGTCGTTCGAGCGACGGGCGCAAAGCGTGGTCTACCTGCCGCAATCGCTGCCGGCAGCCGTGCATCTACGGGTGTTCGAATCGGTCCTGGTGGCTGCCCGCGCGTCGGATCTGGATCCACGAGCCCAGGCGGCCAGCCCGCAGCGCATTCTCGACGTGCTGACTAGGCTGGGTATCGAGCATCTGGCCATGCACTATCTGGATCAGCTCTCAGGCGGACAAAAGCAGCTGGTGGGCCTGGCGCAGGCGCTGATCCGCACGCCACGCCTGCTGCTGCTCGACGAGCCCTTATCCGCCCTGGACCTGAACTATCAGTGTCATGTGATGAACCTGCTGCGCCAGGAAACCCAGGAGCACGACCTGATCACCCTGATCGTGCTGCACGACCTGAATGTCGCCCTGCAGCGCAGCGACGACGCGCTGCTGATCCAGGCTGGCAAACTGGTCGGCCATGGCACCCCCGACCAGGTGATCACGGCCAAATCCCTGGCGCAGGTCTACCAGGTAGACGCCCGGGTCGAGACTTGCTCTCGCGGGCTTGCCCATGTGCTGATCGATGGCCTGTGCGCGCCACCGGCGCCTCATCAGACAGCGCGCGACAACATCCGATAA
- the pgi gene encoding glucose-6-phosphate isomerase, with amino-acid sequence MSQDLMPTAGDDLIAPLTDLPEWKRFVVAAQTCASRTDGLDLIEAPGLMLDASGQRHSPALLAAGEALLQARGFTEQRRRLLAGEAVNVTENRAAWHTVLRSPTAPAEVLAERERMDAWVRRADAERRWRHIVHVGIGGSDWGVRLAVSAFGYAGTWRDVRFVANIDGHAIEGGLAGLDPRDTLVVLVSKSFTTSETLENGARAREWLVAAGLDPADHLVAVTAQPERARAWGIPDTQIFKIWDWVGGRFSIWSAVSLTTALSVGSDVLAGLRMGAAAMDTHFAQAPLAANAPVRMALAGIVNRSVLGQGSLNIAPYDSRLANLVPYVQQLDMESLGKSVDQAGRPVGVPTGPAVWGMPGTDAQHTFFQWMHQGSDGAPVDFILCCQADHHWAAHHRQLLANCLAQREALMRGKTLAQARAECLSEGMTPEQADWLAPHRVHPGGRPNHLIALPRLSPYSLGALLALYEHRVFTQGLIWGIDPFDQWGVEYGKILARGIASALTPGAEVRPESAGHDVSTCHWIEQLRR; translated from the coding sequence ATGTCCCAAGACCTCATGCCCACCGCGGGGGATGACTTGATCGCCCCGCTGACCGACTTGCCCGAATGGAAGCGCTTCGTCGTGGCGGCGCAGACCTGCGCGTCGCGCACCGATGGCCTGGATCTGATCGAAGCACCCGGCCTGATGCTGGATGCCAGCGGTCAGCGCCATTCGCCCGCGCTGCTGGCCGCGGGCGAGGCGCTGCTGCAGGCCCGGGGTTTTACGGAACAGCGCCGCCGCCTCCTGGCCGGCGAGGCCGTCAACGTCACCGAAAACCGGGCGGCTTGGCATACCGTGTTGCGGTCCCCGACAGCGCCAGCCGAGGTGCTGGCCGAGCGCGAGCGCATGGACGCCTGGGTGCGGCGCGCCGACGCCGAACGCCGCTGGCGCCATATCGTGCATGTCGGCATCGGTGGCTCGGACTGGGGCGTGCGGCTGGCGGTGTCGGCCTTCGGTTATGCCGGCACCTGGCGTGATGTCCGCTTCGTCGCCAACATCGACGGCCATGCCATCGAGGGCGGCCTGGCCGGCCTGGATCCGCGCGACACCCTGGTGGTGCTGGTGTCGAAATCCTTCACCACCTCGGAAACCCTGGAAAACGGCGCCCGGGCGCGGGAATGGCTGGTCGCCGCCGGGCTGGACCCCGCAGACCATCTCGTGGCGGTCACCGCCCAACCGGAACGCGCCCGTGCCTGGGGGATTCCGGATACCCAGATTTTCAAGATCTGGGATTGGGTCGGCGGGCGCTTTTCGATCTGGTCCGCGGTCAGCCTCACCACCGCTTTGTCGGTGGGTTCGGACGTATTGGCGGGCTTGCGCATGGGCGCCGCCGCCATGGACACCCATTTTGCGCAGGCGCCGCTGGCAGCCAACGCGCCGGTGCGCATGGCGCTGGCCGGCATCGTCAATCGCAGCGTCCTGGGGCAGGGTTCGCTGAACATCGCTCCCTATGATTCCCGCCTGGCCAATCTGGTGCCCTATGTCCAGCAACTGGACATGGAATCCCTGGGAAAATCGGTCGATCAGGCCGGTCGCCCGGTGGGCGTGCCCACCGGACCCGCTGTCTGGGGCATGCCGGGTACCGACGCCCAGCATACTTTTTTTCAATGGATGCATCAGGGCAGCGACGGCGCGCCGGTGGATTTCATCCTGTGCTGTCAGGCGGACCACCACTGGGCGGCGCATCATCGCCAGTTGCTGGCCAACTGCCTGGCCCAGCGCGAGGCCCTGATGCGCGGCAAGACGCTGGCCCAGGCGCGGGCCGAATGCCTGTCCGAGGGGATGACACCCGAACAGGCCGACTGGCTGGCGCCGCATCGAGTGCATCCGGGTGGGCGCCCCAACCATCTGATCGCGCTGCCGCGTCTGTCGCCGTATTCATTGGGCGCGCTGCTGGCGCTGTACGAGCATCGGGTGTTCACGCAGGGGCTGATCTGGGGGATCGATCCTTTTGACCAGTGGGGCGTGGAATATGGCAAGATCCTGGCGCGCGGAATTGCGTCGGCCCTGACGCCAGGCGCCGAAGTCCGGCCTGAATCCGCCGGTCATGATGTATCGACTTGTCACTGGATAGAGCAACTGCGGCGCTGA
- a CDS encoding iron ABC transporter permease, translating into MPSSPIPPTGPLPHYQRLLRRRWLLTALLAVIILISILADFMLGPSGLGWADLSQALFHPSQAVPTTRVIVWDIRLPYALMAVAVGLALGLAGAEMQTILNNPLASPFTLGLSSAAAFGASLAIVLGLSLPGVPQSWMVAANAFVFALLSALMLDLVARWGAMSTSGLILFGIALVFSFNAAVSLVQFVASAEALQGLVFWTMGSLARSSWPKLGILLLTILILLPLSLRDTWKLTALRLGEDRAASFGIDVPRLRLTALVRISILAALAVSFVGTIGFIGLIAPHIARRLFGEDHRFYLPGSALVGGTILSLASITSKNIVPGIIVPVGIVTSLVGVPFFLAVVLRRQVK; encoded by the coding sequence ATGCCCTCTTCGCCCATCCCGCCAACCGGCCCCCTGCCGCACTATCAGCGCTTGCTGCGCCGCCGCTGGCTGCTGACGGCGCTTCTGGCAGTCATCATCCTGATATCGATTCTGGCGGACTTCATGCTGGGGCCGTCGGGGCTGGGCTGGGCCGATCTGAGCCAGGCCCTGTTTCACCCGTCCCAGGCCGTTCCGACGACGCGGGTGATCGTCTGGGACATCCGCCTGCCCTATGCGCTGATGGCGGTCGCCGTCGGTCTGGCCCTGGGCCTGGCGGGCGCGGAGATGCAGACCATCCTGAACAACCCGCTGGCCAGTCCGTTCACGCTGGGGCTTTCGTCGGCGGCCGCCTTCGGCGCATCGCTGGCGATCGTGCTGGGCCTGTCGCTGCCAGGCGTGCCGCAGTCGTGGATGGTGGCGGCCAATGCCTTCGTGTTCGCCCTGCTGTCGGCGCTGATGCTGGATCTGGTTGCCCGCTGGGGCGCCATGAGCACCTCGGGGCTGATCCTGTTTGGTATCGCCCTGGTGTTCTCTTTCAATGCCGCCGTCTCGCTGGTGCAGTTCGTGGCCAGCGCCGAAGCCCTGCAGGGCCTGGTGTTCTGGACCATGGGCAGCCTGGCGCGCTCGTCGTGGCCAAAGCTGGGTATCCTGCTGCTGACGATCCTGATCCTGCTGCCGCTGTCGCTGCGCGACACCTGGAAACTGACCGCCCTGCGCCTGGGCGAGGACCGCGCCGCCAGCTTCGGCATCGACGTGCCGCGCCTGCGGCTGACCGCGCTGGTGCGTATCAGCATCCTGGCGGCGCTGGCGGTGTCCTTCGTCGGCACGATCGGCTTTATCGGCTTGATCGCCCCGCACATCGCCCGGCGCCTGTTTGGCGAGGACCACCGCTTCTACCTGCCGGGCAGCGCCCTGGTGGGCGGCACGATCCTGTCGCTGGCCTCGATAACCTCGAAAAACATCGTGCCCGGAATCATCGTGCCGGTGGGGATCGTGACCTCTCTGGTCGGCGTCCCCTTCTTCCTGGCGGTCGTGCTGCGCCGTCAGGTGAAATGA
- a CDS encoding acetyl-CoA C-acyltransferase: MTALQQAYIVAATRTPIGKAPRGMYSHTRPDDLLAKVIRGVLAQAPNLDPAAIEDAIVGCAIPEGPQGLNVARIGALLADLPSSVAGVTVNRFCASGLTAVAMAADRIRVGEADVMLACGTESMSLVPTMGINTSFSPDVYLNDDNIGIAYGMGATAEQVAERWDVSRADQDAFALRSHQRALAAQQSGEFTDEMLPVEIVRRIPDLAAGEVRETRHTVTLDEGPRADTSLEALARLRPVFAAKGSVTAGNSSQTSDGAGALLVVSERALKEHNLTPLARFVSFAVRGVPPDIMGIGPKEAIPAALKKAGLTLAQMGWIELNEAFAAQSLAVIRDLGLNEDVVNPMGGAIALGHPLGATGAIRSATTIHALRRHNLQYGMVTMCVGTGMGAAGIYERC; the protein is encoded by the coding sequence ATGACAGCCCTTCAACAAGCCTATATCGTTGCCGCGACGCGCACGCCCATCGGCAAGGCCCCGCGCGGCATGTATTCCCACACCCGTCCCGATGATCTGCTGGCCAAGGTTATCCGGGGCGTGCTGGCCCAGGCGCCAAACCTGGATCCAGCCGCCATCGAGGACGCCATCGTCGGCTGCGCCATTCCAGAAGGCCCCCAGGGGCTGAACGTGGCGCGCATCGGCGCCTTGCTGGCCGATCTGCCATCGTCGGTGGCCGGCGTCACGGTCAACCGCTTCTGCGCGTCCGGCCTGACGGCTGTCGCCATGGCGGCCGACCGCATCCGTGTGGGCGAGGCCGACGTCATGCTGGCCTGCGGCACCGAATCCATGAGTCTCGTACCCACCATGGGGATCAATACCTCGTTCAGCCCGGACGTCTACCTGAACGACGACAACATCGGGATCGCCTATGGCATGGGCGCGACCGCCGAACAGGTCGCCGAGCGCTGGGATGTTTCCCGCGCGGATCAGGATGCCTTTGCCCTGCGATCGCACCAGCGTGCCTTGGCGGCGCAGCAGTCCGGGGAATTCACCGACGAGATGCTGCCGGTGGAAATCGTGCGTCGGATCCCGGATCTGGCCGCGGGGGAAGTCCGTGAAACCCGCCATACCGTGACCCTGGACGAAGGTCCGCGTGCCGACACCAGCCTGGAAGCATTGGCGCGCTTGCGTCCGGTGTTTGCCGCCAAAGGCAGCGTCACGGCGGGCAACAGTTCGCAGACCTCGGACGGCGCCGGCGCGCTGCTGGTGGTGTCGGAACGCGCACTGAAGGAACACAATCTGACGCCGCTGGCGCGTTTCGTGTCCTTTGCCGTGCGTGGTGTGCCGCCCGACATCATGGGGATCGGCCCCAAGGAAGCCATTCCGGCCGCGTTGAAGAAAGCCGGCCTGACGCTGGCCCAGATGGGCTGGATCGAACTGAACGAAGCCTTTGCCGCGCAGTCCCTGGCCGTCATCCGCGATCTGGGGCTGAACGAGGACGTGGTCAATCCGATGGGTGGCGCCATCGCTCTGGGTCACCCGCTGGGTGCCACGGGCGCCATCCGATCCGCCACGACCATCCACGCCCTGCGCCGCCACAACCTGCAGTACGGCATGGTGACCATGTGCGTGGGTACCGGCATGGGTGCGGCGGGGATCTACGAGCGCTGCTGA
- a CDS encoding 3-hydroxyacyl-CoA dehydrogenase NAD-binding domain-containing protein: protein MQTSQSAPLFIRRVAVCGAGVMGAQIAAHCVNAGVPVVLFDLAKDDGQGGKNAIVQRAIAQLKKLNPAPLGVDKLADLITPANYDEDLALLADCDVVIEAIAERLDWKRDLYHKLAPALNPHAIVASNTSGLSITSLSEALPETLRHRFCGVHFFNPPRYMPLVELIPTSATEPALLDHLETFLVSQLGKGVVRAKDTPNFIGNRIGVFGILSVFHHTQAFDLPYELVDDLTGTRLGRAKSGTYRTADVVGLDTLAHVIDTMKEQLPNDPFHAYFAIPPVLAGLIEKGALGQKAKAGFFKKEGKQILRLDPAAGQYVPSSEKADDEVKEILKERDPATRLRALHDSDHPQAQFVWAVLRDTFHYSAVHLGDIADSARELDQAMKWGFGHSFGPFEIWQAAGWRQVATWINEDIAAGKTLSSAPLPAWATSGPVWDKQAVHTPEGSFSPARNAYVPRSTLAVYQRQIGAPRLVGEGPAIVPTVVYENDAVLCWTLPAPHPQDVLITSFKTKMHTLSPDVVRGVVHAVDLAEQNYKAMVIGQLEDPFSAGADLKAMLPAFMTGGVKAVEPIQKEMQDMVLRLRYAQVPVVAAVAGLALGGGCELSVHCARRVAHFETYIGLVEVGIGLVPGAGGMTYSARRAAEIQAQSAPDAPLLAYVKNFVQAVATARVSKSALDAREIGYLRDSDPIVMNRHELLSVAVREAANLAGQGYRPPLPARFPVAGRDAIATLRAQLVNMQVGGYISDYDFHIGLEVATVICGGDVDPGSLVDEAWMLRLERQAFLGLLANPKTQERIAGLLQTGKPVRN from the coding sequence ATGCAAACCAGTCAGTCCGCCCCCCTGTTCATCCGCCGAGTGGCGGTGTGCGGCGCCGGGGTCATGGGGGCTCAGATCGCCGCCCATTGCGTCAATGCCGGCGTGCCGGTGGTGCTGTTCGATCTGGCCAAAGACGATGGCCAGGGCGGCAAGAACGCCATCGTGCAGCGCGCCATCGCCCAGCTGAAGAAACTGAACCCCGCGCCGCTGGGCGTGGACAAGCTGGCCGACCTGATCACCCCGGCCAATTACGATGAAGACCTGGCTCTGCTGGCCGATTGCGACGTGGTCATCGAGGCCATTGCCGAACGCCTGGACTGGAAGCGCGACCTGTATCACAAGCTGGCCCCGGCGCTGAACCCCCACGCCATCGTGGCCAGCAACACGTCGGGCCTTTCCATCACGTCCCTGTCCGAAGCTCTGCCCGAGACCCTGCGCCACCGTTTCTGCGGCGTGCACTTCTTCAATCCGCCGCGCTACATGCCGTTGGTGGAACTGATTCCCACGTCCGCCACCGAGCCAGCCTTGCTGGATCATCTGGAAACCTTCCTGGTGTCGCAGCTGGGCAAGGGCGTCGTGCGCGCCAAGGACACACCCAATTTCATCGGCAACCGGATCGGCGTGTTCGGCATCCTGTCGGTGTTCCATCACACGCAAGCCTTCGATCTGCCCTACGAACTGGTCGATGACCTGACCGGCACCCGGTTGGGCCGCGCCAAATCCGGCACCTACCGCACGGCCGACGTCGTAGGCCTGGACACCCTGGCGCACGTCATCGACACGATGAAGGAGCAGTTGCCCAACGATCCTTTCCATGCGTATTTTGCGATCCCGCCCGTGCTGGCGGGTCTGATCGAAAAGGGCGCGCTGGGCCAGAAGGCCAAGGCCGGCTTCTTCAAGAAGGAAGGCAAGCAGATCCTGCGCCTGGACCCCGCCGCGGGCCAATACGTGCCGTCCAGCGAGAAGGCCGATGACGAGGTCAAGGAAATCCTGAAGGAACGCGACCCCGCCACCCGCCTGCGGGCCCTGCATGATTCCGATCATCCGCAGGCGCAATTCGTCTGGGCCGTGCTGCGCGATACCTTCCACTACAGCGCCGTGCACCTGGGCGACATCGCCGACAGCGCGCGCGAGCTGGATCAGGCCATGAAGTGGGGCTTCGGCCACAGTTTCGGCCCCTTCGAGATCTGGCAGGCCGCCGGCTGGCGGCAGGTTGCCACCTGGATCAACGAGGATATTGCAGCCGGCAAGACCTTGTCGTCCGCCCCGCTGCCGGCCTGGGCGACCAGCGGCCCGGTGTGGGACAAGCAAGCCGTGCATACGCCGGAAGGGTCCTTCAGCCCCGCGCGCAATGCCTATGTACCGCGCAGCACGCTGGCGGTTTACCAGCGCCAGATCGGCGCCCCGCGCCTGGTGGGCGAGGGTCCGGCCATCGTGCCCACCGTCGTCTACGAGAACGATGCCGTGCTGTGCTGGACGCTGCCCGCGCCGCACCCGCAGGACGTGCTCATCACGTCCTTCAAGACCAAGATGCATACGCTCAGCCCCGATGTGGTGCGCGGCGTGGTCCATGCCGTCGATCTGGCCGAGCAGAACTACAAGGCCATGGTGATCGGCCAGCTGGAAGACCCGTTTTCGGCCGGTGCCGACCTGAAGGCCATGCTGCCCGCGTTCATGACGGGCGGCGTCAAGGCGGTCGAGCCCATCCAGAAGGAAATGCAGGACATGGTTCTGCGCCTGCGCTATGCCCAGGTCCCCGTGGTGGCGGCCGTGGCCGGTCTGGCTCTGGGCGGGGGCTGCGAGCTGTCCGTGCACTGCGCCCGTCGCGTGGCCCATTTTGAAACCTACATCGGGCTGGTCGAAGTCGGGATCGGTCTGGTACCGGGCGCCGGCGGCATGACCTACAGCGCCCGTCGCGCGGCCGAGATCCAGGCGCAATCGGCACCCGATGCGCCGCTGCTGGCCTACGTGAAGAATTTCGTGCAGGCGGTGGCGACTGCCCGCGTGTCGAAGTCCGCGCTGGACGCGCGCGAGATCGGCTATCTGCGGGATTCCGATCCGATCGTCATGAATCGCCACGAGCTGTTGTCCGTCGCCGTGCGCGAGGCGGCCAATCTGGCCGGGCAGGGCTATCGCCCGCCACTGCCCGCGCGATTCCCGGTGGCTGGGCGCGACGCCATCGCCACTCTGCGTGCCCAACTGGTGAACATGCAGGTGGGCGGCTACATCAGCGATTACGACTTTCACATCGGTCTGGAAGTTGCGACCGTCATCTGCGGCGGCGACGTCGATCCGGGCAGCCTGGTGGACGAGGCCTGGATGCTGAGGCTGGAACGCCAGGCCTTCCTGGGCCTGCTCGCCAATCCCAAGACCCAGGAGCGCATTGCCGGCCTCCTGCAAACCGGCAAGCCCGTCCGCAACTAA
- the ddpX gene encoding D-alanyl-D-alanine dipeptidase, which translates to MTDLIELTQDDGLQIALVYATADNLIGRPIYAPDARCALRPEAAACLRRAAQAAWRAGLALVVYDAYRPAAAHAVFWKALPDPRYVADASQGSNHTRGVAVDVGLLEISGEPLDMGTGFDDMREQSHHDRDDLPSEIQRNRQLLLGIMLQAGFRSIPTEWWHYELPNAQEYALLPDNEMVQVYHTH; encoded by the coding sequence ATGACGGATCTGATTGAACTGACACAAGATGACGGCCTGCAGATCGCGCTGGTGTACGCGACGGCGGACAATTTGATCGGGCGTCCCATCTATGCGCCCGACGCGCGCTGCGCCTTGCGCCCAGAAGCGGCGGCATGCCTGCGTCGGGCCGCCCAGGCGGCCTGGCGGGCCGGGCTGGCGCTGGTGGTCTATGACGCCTATCGACCCGCGGCGGCCCACGCTGTGTTCTGGAAAGCTTTGCCGGATCCGCGCTATGTGGCCGATGCCTCACAGGGGTCCAACCATACGCGCGGGGTGGCCGTGGATGTCGGCTTGCTGGAAATCAGTGGAGAACCGCTGGACATGGGGACGGGGTTCGACGACATGCGCGAACAGTCCCATCATGACCGTGATGACTTGCCGTCCGAGATTCAGCGCAACCGCCAGCTGCTGCTGGGCATCATGCTGCAGGCCGGTTTCCGGTCGATTCCCACGGAATGGTGGCATTACGAATTGCCGAACGCGCAGGAATATGCGTTACTGCCGGACAATGAGATGGTCCAGGTGTATCACACCCATTAG